In Alphaproteobacteria bacterium, one DNA window encodes the following:
- a CDS encoding protein-glutamate O-methyltransferase CheR has product MAEHATRPREFAFTPHDFTYLAELVTQHTGIRLPPEKKEMLYGRLSRRLRHLGLGSFGDYRALLEGPDGEQEITHTINALTTNLTGFFREAHHFDHLAKVALPQILEAQSQSGTRRLRLWSAGCSTGQEPYSIAMTLLASMPQRNQWDVRILATDLDSQVLQHARAGCYDRGLAEKIPANWRSAYAESHPNGQMRMARSLREIITFNHLNLMHPWPMRGPFSVIFCRNVVIYFDKPTQRILFDRMADLLTPRGYLYIGHSETLFNVCDRFEACGKTIYRKKEDA; this is encoded by the coding sequence ATGGCAGAGCATGCGACCCGTCCCCGTGAATTCGCCTTCACTCCTCATGACTTCACTTATCTGGCCGAGTTGGTCACGCAGCACACCGGCATCCGTCTGCCGCCCGAAAAGAAAGAAATGCTGTATGGCCGCTTGTCGCGCCGATTGCGCCATCTGGGGCTTGGAAGTTTTGGCGACTATCGCGCCTTACTGGAAGGCCCCGATGGCGAGCAGGAAATCACGCACACCATCAACGCCCTGACCACCAACCTGACCGGGTTCTTTCGTGAAGCGCATCACTTCGACCATCTGGCCAAAGTGGCGTTGCCACAGATTTTAGAAGCTCAAAGCCAAAGCGGCACGCGCCGCCTGCGCCTATGGTCGGCGGGTTGCTCGACAGGCCAGGAACCCTATTCCATCGCCATGACCTTGCTGGCGAGCATGCCACAGCGCAATCAGTGGGACGTGCGGATCCTGGCGACAGATCTGGACAGCCAGGTTCTGCAGCATGCGCGCGCGGGTTGCTATGATCGTGGATTGGCTGAAAAAATTCCCGCGAATTGGCGATCCGCCTATGCCGAAAGCCATCCAAACGGCCAGATGCGCATGGCCAGGTCCTTGCGAGAGATCATCACCTTCAATCACCTAAACCTGATGCATCCTTGGCCGATGCGCGGACCTTTCAGCGTCATTTTTTGCCGCAACGTGGTGATCTATTTCGACAAGCCAACCCAAAGAATATTATTCGACCGCATGGCCGACCTGCTGACCCCGCGCGGCTATTTGTATATCGGCCATTCCGAAACCTTGTTCAACGTCTGCGACCGCTTTGAGGCATGCGGAAAAACCATATATCGCAAAAAGGAAGACGCATGA